In Hydra vulgaris chromosome 06, alternate assembly HydraT2T_AEP, a genomic segment contains:
- the LOC136081809 gene encoding uncharacterized protein LOC136081809 encodes MSKLKIMPVAIRSVSSKYYLDGRGGEANPLMTNRDPRGDAYLNWNIERLPNGNHVIRSVSSGKYLNGKSLQLDYVGHHDHHHLGNHEHLQWQFIKVNDRDQYAIRSISSGSYLDGRDGQPDPLLSSRNPHGDVYLSWTLEYII; translated from the coding sequence aaaacttaaaataatgcCAGTTGCAATTAGAAGTGTTTCAAGCAAGTACTATCTGGATGGACGTGGAGGTGAAGCAAACCCATTGATGACAAATAGAGATCCTCGAGGCGATGCGTATCTTAATTGGAATATTGAGCGTTTACCAAATGGAAACCATGTTATCAGAAGTGTTTCTAGCGGAAAATACCTTAACGGAAAATCGCTACAACTTGATTATGTCGGACATCACGATCATCATCACCTTGGTAATCACGAGCATCTTCAATGGCAATTCATAAAAGTGAATGATAGAGATCAATACGCAATAAGAAGCATTTCAAGTGGATCATACCTTGATGGAAGAGATGGTCAACCTGACCCACTACTTTCTTCTCGCAATCCTCATGGGGATGTTTACCTTAGTTGGACTTTAGAATATATCATTTAA